TACGATGAGCGTTGCAAACCCAACCCAGAGGCGGAGCATTTGGAAAAGCCAGCCATTTAAAGGACTGCTTTTCATTGCTATAATTGCTGTCATTAGCTATATTTTTGAACTCATCTTTGGTCAAGTTATTCAACTGAATGTGGGAACAAAGTTGACTTACATCATGATGTAAAACTATTTTAAATTCAAAGTTTTCCAGTTAAATTTATAGTTACTTCTCACAAGAAAGTTATAGGAGAAGTGGTAAAGTATGCAATTAATCGAAACGAAAGAGTCTCAAAATTATCTTGATTTAGCTAAGTCTTTAGCAAAAGAATTTGCCCAAACTGCTGTAGAGCGGGATGCTCAAGGGGGCACACCAAAACATGAACGCGATCGCTTGCGCCAAAGCAACTTACTGAAACTGATCGTACCCACAGAATTCGGTGGTTTAGGGCAAAGCTGGATTACTGTTCTGCAAATTACCCGCGAGTTTGCCAAAGTTGATAGCTCTATTGCTCACGTCTTTTCTTACCACCATCTAGGTGTAGTAATCCCTCATATCTTTGGTTCAGCACAGCAAAAACAGCGATATTACTCAGAAACTATTCACAACAATTGGTTTTGGTGCAATGCTCTTAACCCATTAGATAAAAGAACTACTCTGACACCAGAAAATGATTATTTCCGTCTCAACGGCATTAAAAGCTTTTGCTCTGGCTCTCAAGACTCGGATATATTGCCGATTACTGCCACTCATCAAGAAACTAATGAATTGAATATTCTGGTAATTCCCACCCAACGGCAAGGCGTTACAGTTCATGATGATTGGGATAATATGGGGCAACGCCAAACAGACAGTGGTAGTGTTACTTTTGAAAATGTGTTGGTATACCCTGAAGAAATTCTTGGTAGTAGAAACAAAGCCAATCAACCCTTCAATACTATTCGTGCCTGCTTGACTCAATTGAATCTTGCTAATATCTACCTGGGAATTGCACAGGGAGTATTTGAAGCTGCTAAAACATATACTTCCACTAATACCAAACCTTGGCTGACATCAGGTGTAGAGAGTGCAACCCAAGATCCTTACATCCTTCAGCACTATGGCAAAATCTGGGTTGATCTCCAAGCAGCCGTGTATCTTACTGAGCAGGCGGGAGAATTACTACAAGCAGCTTGGGAGCAGGAATGGTCACTTACCGCCGAACAACGGGCAGAATGTGCGCTCTTAGTTGCTACTGCCAAAGTCTTCGCAACTAAAGTTGGTTTAGACATTACCAACCGAATATTTGAAGTTATGGGCGCACGCGCTACTAGTGCCAAATATGGCTTTGATCGTTATTGGCGTAATCTCCGCACGTTCACTTTGCACGATCCAGTAGATTACAAAATCCAAGAGATTGGAAAGTGGGCATTATAATGATGAATTGCCAAAACCCAACTTTTATTCATAGTTACAGGGATTGTTTCATTAAGCTAAAGGCGCTCATGTTGCCCACTCCACAAGATTGGATAGTTTATTATGAAGCGATTAAGTTCTTGAGGGCATCTTGAGCATCAGTGTTTTCTGGGTCTATTTGCAGCACTTCTCGAAAAACTGCTGCCGCCTCTTGTTTTGAACCATCACCAGATTCACCATAAGAAATATCTCTGCCAAGTTTGATGTAAAGTTCTGCCATTTGGCGACGTGGTATTAGATTCGCCAAAGGCTGATAAAATTCCATGACAGCAGGAAAGCCTTTTTGCTTGTAAAGTGGCAAGCTAATATTTGAGCAGGTGTCATAACTGCCTTCACCAATTTTTACCACCTTCTGGCAATTTGCCAAGGCTTCATCTAGGTTTCCGTGTTGAGCTAGTGCTTCATTTAATTTACTGTAATAATAATCAGTGGGTTTTGCGGCAACGGCTTGGCGGTAAAGAGCGATCGCTTCTTGGTGTTTTTCTTGTGTCATCAGCACATCACCCAGTTCTACATACCTTGAAGCTTCAGGCTCGATTTTAATTAATTGGCGGTAGGCTGCGATCGCTTCGTTTACAAAACCGCGCTTTAATGAAAGTTCAGCTAACCTTTCGTAATAAACCTCATTTTTTGGGTCATTTTTACTCGCTTGGCGATAGATTGCGACTGCTTCGGAATATTCGAGAATATCACCCAGGCTGCTGTATGCTTGATAGCTCTTTGGGTTAATTATTAGGGCTTCTCGGTAAGCAGCTATCGCTTCTTCTCGTTTGCCTATTTTGAAGAGGGTATCGGCTAAATTGTTGTAATTATCGTCATCAGGCTCGATTTTAATCGCTTGACGATAAGCCACTACTGCTTCCTCTGGATTGCCCATTGCTATCAAATTCATCGCTAAAATGATGGAAGCTGTATCACTTTTAGCATCGAGTTTGACAGCTTGGCGAAAAGCAGCGATCGCTTCTGCGGTTCGTCCCTTTTCAACCAGAAAATTACCAAGTTTGAGGTAAATCGCCGCATCAGGAGTTAATTGCAACCCTTGACGATAAGCAGCAATCGTCTCTGCAATCTTGCCTTGGGAAGATAGAATGTCTGCTAGCTTGATGTAGGCATAGCTGTTTTTGGAATCCCGTTCAATCAAACTCCGCCAAATATTAGCAGCTTCTTGATAATTTTTCACTTCTTCGGCAGATGTCGCTTTTTGTTCCAACTCCTCTACTGTTTGCGCCACAGTAATTTGAGGAATCAAAACCAAACCTAAACTCAATAAAAACGGCAATATTTTCCAGCTAACCATAGACTTTCAGCTTAAAATAACTAAGTCAATCTTCAAACCAAGCTTAATCTCAGTATTTAAGTTTGTAACCCGTAAAACTTCTCATACTGAGGAAATCAGGCAAAAATATGGCAACGAAAATTCCTGTCACAGTGATTACAGGCTTCTTAGGTAGTGGAAAAACCAGCCTAATTCGCCACCTGCTACAAAATAACCAAGGTCGTCGCATTGCCGTTTTAGTCAATGAATTTGGCGAACTCGGTATTGATGGCGAATTATTAAAATCCTGTCAAATTTGCCCCGAAGATGGTGAGGGCGACACTAATATCTTTGAATTAACCAACGGCTGCTTATGTTGCACCGTGCAGGAAGAGTTTTACCCAACGATGCAAGAGTTAATCAAGCGGCGAGATAGCATCGACTGCATTTTGATTGAAACCTCTGGTTTAGCTTTACCAAAACCATTGGTGAAGGCTTTTCGCTGGCAAGAAATTCGCAACGCCGCCACTGTGGATGCAGTAATTACGGTGGTAGATTGTGCGGCGGTAGCAGCAGGGACATTTGCTAGCGATCCAGATGCGATCGCAGCCCAACGGCAAGCAGATGATAATCTAGAACACGAAACACCCTTACAAGAATTGTTTGAAGACCAACTTGCTTGTGCAGACTTAGTGGTGTTAAATAAAATTGACTTGGTAGATGCTGAGACAAAAGCCAGAGTTGAGGAATTGATTAAGCAAGAGTTGCCCAGAGTGGTGAAAATTGTCGAGAGCGACCGTTCTCAACTAGACGCATCTATATTATTAGGATTCCAAGCCGCAGTGGAAGACAATTTAGATTCTCGTCCTAGTCATCACGATACCGAAGAAGACCACAATCACGACGAAGAAATTATCTCAACTAATTTAGTTTTGGATCGTACCTTTGATCCAGAAAAGCTGCAACAGCAGTTAGAGAAATTAGCACAACAACAAGAAATTTACCGGATTAAAGGCTTTGTGGCAGTGCCAAATAAATCCATGCGCTTAGTCATGCAAGGCGTGGGAACTCGATTTGATAAATTTTACGATCGCCCCTGGAAACCCGAAGAAGCTAGGCAAACACGCTTAGTTTTTATCGGACGTGATTTGAAATCTTCAGAAATCGAATCTCAACTTGTAGCTTTATAAGTATACCCAGATCCTCGACTTCTTAAATAAGTCGGGGATCTATATCGTGAGAGATACAAGTTAAGAATAATTAGTTAATTTAAAACAAATAATAACTGAAAACTTTTCACCTTACAAAAATATGACAATCTCTCAAATTTTTAACTTCGCAAACCTTTTTGTGTTGCCATTTTGGGCGTTGATGATTTTATTGCCAAACTGGAAAGTTACACGGCAGATAATGTCATCATATTTGCCATTTGTGCTGTTAGCTGGCGCATATTTGTATTTGTTTATCAGCAGTATTACGCCAGAAAATGCCCAAGCTTTATCGAATCCTCAATTAACTGATATTGCGCGATTTTTTACAGATGAAACTGCTGCTGCAACAGGTTGGATTCATTTTCTAGTGATGGATTTATTCGTCGGTCGTTGGATTTATTGGGAAGGGCAAAAAACAGGTGTTTGGACAATTCACTCTCTTGCACTGTGTTTATTTGCTGGCCCTATGGGATTACTGTCTCATATCTTGACTTACTGGATTGCTAAGACATTTTTCCCCAATTTTCAGCAGAATGAAACGGTGACAGTAGAAGAAAAAGCTACTTCATAATCTGGCAGCTATTTTCAGGTAAATAGCTGTAATGGAATTCGCGGCTACACACGCAAAGTCCGCCTTTCCTGCGGAACGCTACGCGAACGCAGACTAAGAAAGAATTAAGGGTATGAAACTCACGGAGGTGGGAGTGTAGACGCGGTTTTTAACTGCCCTTTTAGCTATTAATCATTAAGCGTTGTCGTGTCTATAGTCGGCATCTAACCAACAGCGTGGTAAAACTTCACCTGAAGGAAAAACGAGATTTTCTTTTTTAAAACTTTCAGGTTGCTGTTCTTCTTGACCTTCTTGGTCTTTTGCGTGAACAACATCATTATTCGGGTCAAGTAATTCCTGAATTTCAAGAATCTTGACTAATTCGCCACTATCTTTGACTTGTAAAAGCATAGAAATTGCCTCAATGAGTTTGCATGAAAGTTCAAAGCGAGTCTCAATATAAACTCGCTCAAATCTAAACTGATTTTGAACGCGGATATCCCTTAATTGTTAAAGGAAATTTTTATCAGAAATCGACACAGAAATTACACGAGATTTATCTGTGTGTATCTGTAGAGTTAATTTTTATAAAATAGACAGAGCAAACA
The Nostoc punctiforme PCC 73102 genome window above contains:
- a CDS encoding acyl-CoA dehydrogenase family protein, giving the protein MQLIETKESQNYLDLAKSLAKEFAQTAVERDAQGGTPKHERDRLRQSNLLKLIVPTEFGGLGQSWITVLQITREFAKVDSSIAHVFSYHHLGVVIPHIFGSAQQKQRYYSETIHNNWFWCNALNPLDKRTTLTPENDYFRLNGIKSFCSGSQDSDILPITATHQETNELNILVIPTQRQGVTVHDDWDNMGQRQTDSGSVTFENVLVYPEEILGSRNKANQPFNTIRACLTQLNLANIYLGIAQGVFEAAKTYTSTNTKPWLTSGVESATQDPYILQHYGKIWVDLQAAVYLTEQAGELLQAAWEQEWSLTAEQRAECALLVATAKVFATKVGLDITNRIFEVMGARATSAKYGFDRYWRNLRTFTLHDPVDYKIQEIGKWAL
- a CDS encoding tetratricopeptide repeat protein, yielding MVSWKILPFLLSLGLVLIPQITVAQTVEELEQKATSAEEVKNYQEAANIWRSLIERDSKNSYAYIKLADILSSQGKIAETIAAYRQGLQLTPDAAIYLKLGNFLVEKGRTAEAIAAFRQAVKLDAKSDTASIILAMNLIAMGNPEEAVVAYRQAIKIEPDDDNYNNLADTLFKIGKREEAIAAYREALIINPKSYQAYSSLGDILEYSEAVAIYRQASKNDPKNEVYYERLAELSLKRGFVNEAIAAYRQLIKIEPEASRYVELGDVLMTQEKHQEAIALYRQAVAAKPTDYYYSKLNEALAQHGNLDEALANCQKVVKIGEGSYDTCSNISLPLYKQKGFPAVMEFYQPLANLIPRRQMAELYIKLGRDISYGESGDGSKQEAAAVFREVLQIDPENTDAQDALKNLIAS
- the cobW gene encoding cobalamin biosynthesis protein CobW; the protein is MATKIPVTVITGFLGSGKTSLIRHLLQNNQGRRIAVLVNEFGELGIDGELLKSCQICPEDGEGDTNIFELTNGCLCCTVQEEFYPTMQELIKRRDSIDCILIETSGLALPKPLVKAFRWQEIRNAATVDAVITVVDCAAVAAGTFASDPDAIAAQRQADDNLEHETPLQELFEDQLACADLVVLNKIDLVDAETKARVEELIKQELPRVVKIVESDRSQLDASILLGFQAAVEDNLDSRPSHHDTEEDHNHDEEIISTNLVLDRTFDPEKLQQQLEKLAQQQEIYRIKGFVAVPNKSMRLVMQGVGTRFDKFYDRPWKPEEARQTRLVFIGRDLKSSEIESQLVAL
- a CDS encoding ABA4-like family protein, producing the protein MTISQIFNFANLFVLPFWALMILLPNWKVTRQIMSSYLPFVLLAGAYLYLFISSITPENAQALSNPQLTDIARFFTDETAAATGWIHFLVMDLFVGRWIYWEGQKTGVWTIHSLALCLFAGPMGLLSHILTYWIAKTFFPNFQQNETVTVEEKATS